From the Kitasatospora atroaurantiaca genome, the window GTAGATACATAACAAACGTTTGGTAGGTACCATAGCGCCCATGACGCCTGCCCGTGGAGACCATGACGCACGCCGGATCGAGGTCTCGGAGGCGGTGTGGCGGGTGCTGGCCGAGCGCGGCTTCGGCGGGCTGACCCTGCGCGCGGTGGCCGCCGAGATGAGCGCGACCACCGGGTTGCTCACGCACTACTTCCCGAACAAGCGGGCGCTGCTGGCGTACGCGCTGGACGTCCTGGAGCGGCGAACGGCGGACCGCCCGCGCCCCGCCGCCGAGAGCGTGCTGGCCGGCGGAACGCCAGGTGACGGCGCCGTCGCGGGGTTGGCGATGCTGCGGGCCGTGCTGCTGGACGCCCTGCCGCTCACGCCCGAGAACGCGGCGAGCAACCGGATCTGGGTCGGGTCATGGGACGTGGCACTGGCCGATCCGGAGCTGGCGGCCGAGCATGCCGAGCGGTACCGCCGCTCGCGCGAGCGGATCGCCGGGCACGTCGCCGACGCCCAGCGGCTGGGGGAGCTGTCCCTGGAGAAGCCCGCCGAGGAGGTGGCGGCCGCCGTGCAGGGCTTCGTGCTCGGCCTGGTGGTGCAGGCGCTCTTCGCGCCCGGGGAGTTCCCCGCGGCTCGGCAGGCCGAGCTGCTGGACGGGTATCTCGCCGCGCTGTGAACGGCGGCGCCGACGTGCGCCCGGACTGTGGTGGTGCCCCCAGCAGGATTCGAACCTGCGACCTACCGCTTAGAAGGCGGGTGCTCTATCCGCTGAGCTATGGGGGCATGACGGGCATCGGCCCGGGAGGGCGTCGGCCGGCCTGAGGGGTCTGCCGGCGGGGCCTGCCTGCGGGCGCACGGTGGCGACCGGAGCCTGGCCCCGTTGGGTACGGATGGGGTTGGTGTTCCCCTCGGCCTGTCCGCGGCAGGATGTTCCGGGACAGGATAAGGGTGACCCGATACTCCGCCGGGCCTTCAGCCGTCTTGCCGGGTGTGTCGGCCTCGGTGGAGCGGTCCGATAATCGCAGGTGGCGGCCGGGCCTGCAGCGGTCTGGCGGCTTCTGGCGCCGGACGTTGTGCAGTCGTTACGGGGCTGTCGCCCCACCCGTTATGGATTCGGTGCGGAGAATCGCCCGCCGCCCGGGCGGGTGGGGGCGGATATGGGTTCGTTCGGTCGGATGACATGGCCGGATGTGCTCGCCGGCCACCCGTACGGGGCTCGGACGCAGGGGCTCGGGGGCCCGAAAGTTGTCATGACCTCGGAGATTCTCTGGTTCTGGGGTAACGAAATCCACCCAGGATTCACTCCGGTGAGTGATGCGAGTTATCCACAGCCGCGAGTTGTCCACAGGATTACCGAATGGCCTGGCGGATATTTTCCTTCACCGGCACTCTCTCCTCACCGCGGCGATTTCGCTCGGTGATTCCTGATGGACGGAGGGTGTTCCGTGAACGAGACCCTGGTGACGATGGTCGGCAATGTCGCTTCGGCGGTGAGCTATGCGCAAACGCCCGCCGGAGTGCCCGTGGCGAACTTCCGGATGGCGGCGACGGAGCGCCGTTACGACCGGGGTAAAGGCGACTGGGTGGACGGCGACACGAACTGGGTGACGGTGGTGGCCTGGCGCTGGTTGGCGACCAACGTGGTGAGTTCGGTGAACAAGGGCGACCCGGTGGTCGTCAGCGGCCGACTGCGTATCAGAGAGTGGGGCGACGAGGACCGGCGGCGCTGCACGGTGGAGATCGACGCGCGGGCCGTCGGTCACGATCTTGCGCGCGGTACCTCGGCCTTCCGCTGGGCGGTACAGGCCAAACCCGAGCTCGTGGCGGGGCGTTCGGGGCGGGAGGAGGTGCCGGCGCTGCCTGCCGGGTCCTCGGTGGAGCGGGTGCTGCCCGCCGTGGAGCAGGCGGTGCCCGACTGGATCGTCGCGGCGGTCGAAGCGAGGCGCGCGCCGGAGGCGGCCGGAGCAACCGCACCCGAGGTGGCCGAGGTGTCCGAAGTGGCCTGCGTTGCGCAGACGGTGGGAGCAGATCGTGAGGACATTGCGCGTACGGACCGTGTCGGCGCCGCTTGAGTGAGCGAGGCGCCTTCCCGCGGCACTTCCGGTCGCCGGGAGTGCAGGGCGGCCAAAGCCTCATGATTGCCCGTGAGAATCTGGTGATCCGTCAACTAGATCCAATGATCACCTGTTTGATAACGATATAGATACGGAACTGTCCTGGTTTGGCATGGAGGTTTGCGGGGGCCTGCCGGTCAATAAGATGCGTCTGGTTCACACAAGTGCAGCGGCGCCACAGGGGGTGCCGCTTTGCAGGCGGGCTGCCATCGGCACGGCCCAGCCCGGAGGGATCATTCATGTTCCACAAGCAGGGGCGGGCTCTCTCCCGCATAGCCACTGTCATGCTCGCGTCGGGCATGGTCGTGGTCGGCGGTCTCGCAACCGCGGGTGCGGCGGCTGCCGCGAGCCCGAGTGCTACGGGCGCGACCGGGGTGCTGGTGCCCGGTGTCCGCTACAGCGAGACGATCAAGATCGGCGACAAGACGGTCCAGGGCGGCATCATCCAGCTCAAGACCGACGGCGACAAGCTTCTCGACACCTACTGCATCGACCTGTTCAACGGCACCAAGCCGAGCGCGGTCTACCAGGAGACCGGCTGGGAGTCGAGCTCCCTGGCGGGCAAGCCCGAGCAGGCCGGCAAGATCCTCTGGATCCTGCAGCACTCCTTCCCCAAGGTGAGCGCCGAGCAGCTGGCCAAGGACACCAAGATCGAGGGCCTGTCGAAGGAGGACGCGGCCGCCGGCACCCAGGCCGCCATCTGGCACTTCTCCGACGGTGCGAACGCCGTCCCGGAGGACGCGGAGGCGCGTCAGCTCACCGACTACCTGATCGGGCACGCGATCAAGCTGGAGGAGCCGAAGCCGACCCTCACCCTCAACCCCGCGGCGGTCTCGGGCAAGAGCGGCGCTCTGCTCGGCCCGATCACCGTGACCACCAACGGTTCCTCGGTGGCCCTGGCGCTGGACGAGGCCGGGACGAAGGCCGGCCTGGCCATCACCGACAAGGCGGGCAAGGCGGTCAAGTCCGCCAAGTCCGGTGACCAGATCTACGCCAAGGCCCCGGCGGGCGCGAACCCCGGTTCCGCCACCATCAAGGCCACCACCTCCGCCGAGGTGGCGATCGGCCGCGCCTTCACCGGTGTGAACGCCGAGGGCAAGCACAGCCAGACCCTGATCCTCGCGGGCTCCGAGCCGGTCCCGGCCACCGCGGGCGTCACCGTCAACTGGGCGCCCACCGGCCCGATCCCGGCCGTGACCGCCAAGGTCGACTGCGTCCAGGGCGCCGTGGTGGTCACCGCGACCAACAATGGCGACCAGGACTACACCTTCACCCTGGCCGGCAAGTCCGTGACCGTGAAGCCGGGCGCCACCCAGAGCGTCCCGGTCAAGGTCGGCGAGGACCAGCCGTACGACATCACCGTCACCGGCCCCAACGGCTTCAAGCAGCAGTTCAAGGGCGTCCTGAACTGCAAGACCGACAGCACCACCACCACGCCCACCCCGACCACCGGTACCCCCGGCACCACGACCGGCGGCGGCCTGGCCACCACCGGTGGCGGCAGCGAGACCCCGGTGCTGGCCGGTATCGCCGGTGCGCTGGTGATCGCCGGTGGAGCGGCGGTCTTCGCCCTGCGCCGCCGCGGCCGCCACAGCCGCACCTCGGCCTGACCCGGCTGACGGTCCGACCTCGCTCTGATGGTCTGACCTCGGGCTGACCGTCCGACCGACCGAGCCGGCCCCGTCCCTCGCACCCGCGAAGGACGGGGCCGGCTCGCGTCGTACGGCGCCCGGTACGGCGACGGCCGTTCGGGAGCCCGGGCGCAGTGCGGCACAATGGAAAGGTTGCAGCCCGAATACTCACGACGACGCCGGAGCGATCTCACGTGGCGGAATTCATCTACACCATGCGCAAGGTGCGCAAGGCACACGGCGACAAGGTCATCCTTGACGACGTGACGCTCAACTTCCTCCCCGGGGCGAAGATCGGCGTCGTCGGCCCCAACGGCGCCGGTAAGTCCACCGTGCTGAAGATGATGGCCGGTCTGGAGCAGCCCTCCAACGGCGAGGCCTACATCTCGCCCGGCTACACCGTCGGCATGCTCCTCCAGGAGCCCCCGCTCGACGAGACCAAGACGGTCCTGGAGAACGTCGAGGACGGCGTCAAGGAGATCAAGGGGAAGCTCAACCGCTTCAACGAGATCGCCGAGCTGATGGCGACCGACTACTCGGACGCGCTGCTGGACGAGATGGGCAAGCTCCAGGAGGACCTGGACCACGCCAACGCCTGGGACCTCGACGCCCAGCTGGAGCAGGCCATGGACGCCCTGGGCTGCCCGCCCGGCGACTGGCCGGTCACCAAGCTATCCGGTGGCGAGAAGCGCCGGGTGGCGCTCTGCAAGCTGCTGCTCGAGGCCCCCGACCTCCTGCTCCTCGACGAGCCCACCAACCACCTCGACGCCGAGTCGGTGAACTGGCTGGAGCAGCACCTCGAGAAGTACGCCGGCACCGTCGTCGCCGTGACCCACGACCGGTACTTCCTGGACAACGTCGCCGAGTGGATCCTCGAGCTCGACCGCGGCCGCGCCTACCCGTACGAGGGCAACTACTCCACCTACCTCGAGACCAAGCAGTCCCGTCTCAAGGTCGAGGGCCAGAAGGACGCCAAGCGCGCCAAGCGGCTCAGGGAAGAGCTGGAGTGGGTCCGCTCCAACGCCAAGGGCCGCCAGGCCAAGTCCAAGGCCCGCCTCGCCCGCTACGAGGAGATGGCGGCCGAGGCCGACAAGATGCGGAAGCTGGACTTCGAGGAGATCCAGATCCCGCCGGGCCCGCGCCTGGGCAACATCGTCATCGAGGTCAACAACCTCTCCAAGGCCTTCGGCGAGAAGGTCCTGATCGACGACCTGAGCTTCACCCTGCCGCGCAACGGCATCGTCGGCATCATCGGCCCGAACGGTGCTGGCAAGACCACGCTGTTCAAGATGCTGCTCGGCGAGGAGACCCCGGACGGCGGCAGCATCAAGGTCGGCGAGACCGTCAAGACCAGCTACGTCGACCAGGGCCGCGCCAACATCGACCCGAAGAAGACCCTGTGGGCCGTCGTCTCCGACGAGCTCGACTGGATCAACGTCGGCCAGGTCGAGATGCCGTCCCGCGCCTACGTCTCGGCGTTCGGCTTCAAGGGCCCGGACCAGCAGAAGCCGGCCGGCATCCTCTCCGGCGGTGAGCGCAACCGCCTCAACCTCGCGCTCACCCTCAAGCAGGGCGGCAACCTGCTGCTCCTCGACGAGCCGACCAACGACCTCGACGTCGAGACGCTCTCCTCGCTGGAGAACGCCCTGCTCGAGTTCCCGGGCTGCGCCGTGGTCATCTCCCACGACCGCTGGTTCCTGGACCGGGTGGCCACCCACATCCTCGCCTACGAGGGCGAGAGCAAGTGGTTCTGGTTCGAGGGCAACTTCGAGTCGTACGAGAAGAACAAGGTCGAGCGACTCGGTGCCGACGCCACCCGTCCGCACCGCGCCACCTACAAGAAGCTGACCCGCGGCTGACGGCTGCGACAGCTGTGACGGCTGAGCTGCGTGCGACCGACAGGTGCACGCAACACCGGCGCAACAACGGCCCGGCAGGCTTCCCCCAGGGCGGTCTGCCGGGCCGCCGCCCGTAAGTTACCGGCGGAGTTATTCAGAAGTTGAGGAGAACGCCCGTGGCACGCCACATCTACGCCTGCCCCCTGCGGTGGTCCGACATGGACGCCTTCGGGCACGTCAACAACGTGGTCTTCCTGCGCTACCTGGAGGAGGCCCGGATCGACTTCATGTTCACCCAGGCCGCCGAGGCCGGCGCCGGGGAGTTCGCGGGCGGCTCGGTGGTCGCGCGCCACGAGATCGACTACAAGCGCCCGCTGGTCCACCGGCCCGAGCCGGTGACCATCGAGACCTGGGTCACCAAGATCGGCGGCGCCTCGCTGACGGTCTCCTACGAGATCAAGGACACCGCCGAGGACGGCACCGAGACGGTCTACGTCCGGGCCTCCACCGTGGTCGTCCCCTACGACCTGGGCGAGGGCCGGCCGCGCCGGATCAGCCCCGTGGAGAAGGCGTTCCTCATCCGCTTCATGGATGAGCGCAGCATGGCCGAGGTCCCGGCCGTCGCCGCAGTCTGAACCGCACCGCCCCCACCCCGAGTGAGCTGATCCTTTGACCACCACCGCCCATCTCCTGCTCGCCGACGCCGGGGAGGCCGCCGACCTGTCCGGCTTCCTGGTCCGCCTGCTGCGCTTCGACCGGGCGGCCTCGGTCCGGCTTCAGGCCGTCGCCTCGGTGGTCGAGGGCGAGGGGGTGCTGGCCGTCTTCGGGCGGCTGCCGCTGGGCGGCTCGGGGGCGCTGGCGGTACGCACGGCGCGGCTGGCCGAGTTCGGCGGCCCCGAGGACCTCACGGTGTCGGCGGGCCGGCTGCTGGACGCCGTGGACGACGACGCCAACACGGTCGCCCTGCCGGCTCCCGTCACCGGCCCCGCCTGGGCGGGCCTGCTGCCGCCGCGTACCGGCTGGCAGCTGCTCGCCGAACCGCCGGCGTTCGAGGTGTTCCCGGAGGTGATGGCGGCCGTCCGGGAGTTCAGGGAGCGCAGCGAGGCGGTGCCCGAGCACCACCGGACCCGCAGCGTCCTGGACGCCCTCGCGGACGAGATCTGGTCCCGCCCGCTCGCCACCGTGCCGGAACTCCCGCTGCGGGCCGCCCACGCCGCGTACGTGATGGGCTTCCTCAAGCCCGCCGTGCCGCTCACCGTCCACAGGGCCGGGGCCTGGCTGCGGTTGAGCGCGCCGACCGGTTCGATCGCCGTGCGCGGCGTGGCCGCTCCGGGCGCCGGCCTGGGGCTCAGCCCCCTGCGGTGATCAGCCGGCCGTGGTGATCAGCCCGCCGTGTTGATCATCGAGGCGGCGGCGTACGTCAGGTAGTCCCAGAGCTGCTGCTCGGCCTCGGCCGGCAGGTCCAGCCCGTCCACGGCCGTGCGCATGTGCTTGAGCCAGGCGTCGTGGGCGGCGCGGTCCACCCTGAACGGAACGTGCCGCATCCGCAGCCGGGGGTGGCCGCGCTCCTCGCTGTACGTGCGCGGGCCGCCCCAGTACTGCATCAGGAACAGGGCCAGCCGCTCCTCGGCCGGGCCGAGGTCCCCCTCCGGGTACATCGGCCGCAGCAACTCGTCCTCGGCGACGCCCTGGTAGAACAGGTGCACCAGCCGCCGGAAGGTCGGCTCACCGCCGACCGTGTCGAAGAAGGTCTCCTCGCTGAGCGTGCCACGCCGGATGTCATTCACCCGTCCATGGTCGCAGACGGCCGCAGGGGCCGTACACCAGGTCTTTCGGCGTACGACCCCCTGCTCACCCGATCCGTAGACCGGCGTCGGTCGGTCCTACGCGTCGTCCCAGCTGAAGAAGCGCCAGGCGATCGCCGTCATCACGGCGGCGAAGGCCAGCAGTCCGCCCATGGCGGGCAGGGCGTCCATCAGGCCGCCGCCCCGGGTCAGCACCGACTGGGCGGAGGTGACCAGGTAGCGCAGCGGCAGGAAGCGGGAGAAGGTCTGCAGCCAGTCGGGCGCTCCGTCCAGCGGGAAGAACGCACCGCCGAGGAACGACATCGGCAGCACGATGATCTGGTTGATCCCGTTCGCCGCCTCCTCGGTCTTGGCGACCGCGCCCGTGACCAGGCCGATCGACATGAAGGCGATCGTGGAGCAGACCACCAGCGGCACGATCAGCCACCAGTCGCCGGTGAGCTTCAGGCCGAAGAACGGCATGGTGGCCACCACCAGGAAGATCGCGGTCTGGGCCAGCGCGACCGCCACGCTCACGCCCACCCGCGCGCCGACCACGGCGCCGGCGCTGACCGGTGCCAGCCGGAGCCGGCGGAGCACCCGCTTCTTGCGCCAGTTGACCAGGGTGAACGAGGCGCCGAACACCGCGCCGGTCGCGATCGCCCAGCCCAGCAGGCCGGGTGTCAGGTACTGGATCGGCTTCAGCGAGTTGTCCTCGACCTGGCTCGGTACCAGCGTGAAGGCCGGCTCCCGGCCGGAGGCCGCCTGGTTGGCCTGCCGCACCACGGAGTCGATGATGGCCCGTACGCTGCCGCCCTTGACCTGGTCGGCCGCGCTGAAGCGCAGCACCACCTGGCCGCCCGGGCCCTGCTCGATCAGCCCGTCCAGCTCGCCCTTCTTCACCTTCTGGAGGGCGGCGCTCTCGTCGTCGACCTTGGTGATGGTGAGGACCTTCTCCAGCTCCGCCCGGCCGTCGCCCTGCACCGAGTCCAGCACCTGCACCTGGCCGACCTGGGCGACCTTCACGTGCGAGGCGCCGGCGCTCTTGAACAGCACGCCGAAGAGCAGCAGGAACATCAGCGGCATGGCCAGCACGAAGAACAGCGCGGCCTTGTCCCGCAGGAAGCCGACCAGCATCACCCGGGAGAGGCTGGCGAACGCGCTGACCCGCTCCTTCTCGGTCCGGTCAGCAGGGGGAGGAGTGCTCATGCGCGGTACTCCCGTCCGGTCAGCTGGAGGAAGACGTCCTCCAGGGTGGCTCCGCGCACCTCGAGTCCGCGCAGGGCGCCCTGCTCCGCCAGTACGGAGAGCACCGGGGCCGGGGCGCGGGTCGAGACGGCGAGTGAGACCCCGTCGTCCTCCAGGTTGGTGATCTCGGCGCCGGCGGCGGTGAACAGCGCGCGGGCCGAGTCCGCGGTCAGCAGGCCTGACTCGACGCTCACCCGCACGGTGTCGTCGATCTCGCGGACCAGCGCCGCCGGGGCGCCCGTCCGCAGCACCTTGCCGTGGTCCATCACCGAGACCCGGTCGCAGAGCACCTCGGCCTCGTCGAGGTAGTGGGTGGTCAGCACGACCGTACGGCCTTCGGAGTTGATGTCCCGGAGCAGGTCCCAGAGGTTGCGGCGGGCCTGCGGGTCGAGGCCGGTGGTCGGCTCGTCCAGGAAGACCAGCTCCGGGTCGTGGGCCAGGGCGCAGGCGATGGAGAGCCGCTGCGCCTGGCCGCCGGACATCTGGTCGGTCAGCACGGACGCGGAGTCGGCCAGGCCGACCCGCTCCAGCATCGCATCGGCGCGCTTGGGGCCGACGCCGTAGAAGGAGGCGAAGGTGCGGATGGTCTCACGGGCCGTCAGCTTCACGAAGAAGGCCGAGGCCTGGAACTGCACGCCGATGCGCGGCAGCAGCTTGGTGTTGCGCGGCCAGGGGGCCATCCCCAGCAGCTCGACGCGGCCCTCGTCGGGCTCGCGGATCCCCTCCAGGATCTCCAGAGTGGTGGTCTTACCGGCCCCGTTGGGCCCAAGAATTCCGTAGAACTCGCCAGTCTCGACGGTGAGTGACACCCCGTCGACGGCCTGGACATCCCCGTACCGCTTCCGGATCACGTCAGCGGTTATTGCTGCAGTCATGCCCACAGACACTAGGGCTTGGTGAGGGTCCCGTGCGAGTCTCTGTGCGAATCTTGAGGATTGCCGGACGGGCCGTGGAGGCCGGGCCGCGAGGGCCCGGCCGACGGTCCGTCAGGAGCGGTGCAGGGTGATGGTGGTCCAGGCGCCGATGTGGATCCGGTCGCCGTCGTTCAGCGGGATCGCCGTGTGCGGGGGCACCGGGTCGGCGCCGCCGTTGACGGTGGTGCCGTTGGTGGAGTCCTGGTCGACCAGCACCCAGCTGCCGTCGGCCTGTTCGGCCAGCATGGCGTGCTGGTGCGAGGCTCCCGGGTCCTCCGGCGGCACCGAGAGGTCGATCTCCGGCACGGTGCCGCGGTGCTGGCTGCGCCGGCCGATCCGCAGCTGGCCGCGGCCGGTCAGCGGGATACGACGCTCCGGGCAGTACGGCGGGAAGAACAGCCCGGCGGCCTCGGGGCCGCTGCGCGCCATCATGTCGGTGAAGTAGTCGCGGTCGGCGCTGACCACGGCCATCCAGGTGGCGCGGGCGGGCGGCGCCGGGGGCCCGGCCGGGGCACCCGCGGGGGGCGCCAGCCGGAACGACGTCCCGAACTCGTCACCCGGGGCGTTCGGGCCGGGCTGCGCATACACCGGGCCGGTCCGCTCGTAGCCGTCGGGCTCGGGGAACGCCGGCGCCTGCTCGAACGGGCGGGCCTTCTCGAACGGGGCCGCGTTCTCGTAGGGCCGGGCCTTCTCGAACGGCGAGCCACCCTCGAACGAGGAGGAGGGCTCGAACGGCCCGGGAGCGGGCGTCGGGGGCCGGAACGGCGAAGGCTCCGCGGGCGGTGGCGGCGGCACCGGCGGCTGGTACGGAGCGGGCGTGGGCGCAGGCGCCGGGGTCGGCGGCTGGTACGGGGAGGGGGAGGGCGCGGGCGGCGGGTAGCCGTACCCGGCCGGTGCGGCCGCGGCGGGCGGGCTCTGCCGGCGGGACGGCGAGGAGAGGTCGTAGTCGTACCCGCACTCCTCGCAGTACCGCCCGGTCTGCGGCGACCGGCAGATCGGGCAGGTGACCAGGCCGGCCGTGACGTCGGGCTGCCCCATCGGCTGCGCCGTAGGCGGGCCCACCGGCGGGGCCGGCGGCCGGGGTGCGCCGGGCGGCGGGCCGGGCGGCGCGGGGGGTGCGCCCGCAGGAGCGCCGAACGGCGCCGAGCCCGGCACGGCCAGGCCGGGCGGCGGCGTCATCGGGAAGCCGCAGAAGTCGCACCAGTCCTCGGCCTGCGACTCATGGCCCCTAGGGCAGATCGCCATCAATTCCCCCACATTCCAGCAGGCCTGCTTCGGTCAGCTGAACCGGTCACTTCTTCACCCGTACGGTCTTGGTCGACCGGGTCTCGAGAGTCATCGAGTCGGCCTCGGTCACGTTCTTACGGAACCGAACCGTACCCTCCTTCGGATCGACAACGTCGACCACCTTCTGCAGCAGCTTGAACGTGCCGTCGTTGCCGGTCTCGTGGGCGAGTCGTACGGCCGCGCCCAGCTTGGCCGTCGCGCGGTCGACGTCCCCGGCGCGGTGGGCCTCCAGGCCCTCCTGGATGGAGGACGCGAGCTCGGCCTGGCCGGTGTAGTGGGCGACCTGCGGGCTGATCCGGGTGGAGGAGGCCAGGTCATCCGTCCAGACGGCCTTGACGAGGCC encodes:
- a CDS encoding ABC transporter permease; the encoded protein is MSTPPPADRTEKERVSAFASLSRVMLVGFLRDKAALFFVLAMPLMFLLLFGVLFKSAGASHVKVAQVGQVQVLDSVQGDGRAELEKVLTITKVDDESAALQKVKKGELDGLIEQGPGGQVVLRFSAADQVKGGSVRAIIDSVVRQANQAASGREPAFTLVPSQVEDNSLKPIQYLTPGLLGWAIATGAVFGASFTLVNWRKKRVLRRLRLAPVSAGAVVGARVGVSVAVALAQTAIFLVVATMPFFGLKLTGDWWLIVPLVVCSTIAFMSIGLVTGAVAKTEEAANGINQIIVLPMSFLGGAFFPLDGAPDWLQTFSRFLPLRYLVTSAQSVLTRGGGLMDALPAMGGLLAFAAVMTAIAWRFFSWDDA
- a CDS encoding ABC transporter ATP-binding protein, which gives rise to MTAAITADVIRKRYGDVQAVDGVSLTVETGEFYGILGPNGAGKTTTLEILEGIREPDEGRVELLGMAPWPRNTKLLPRIGVQFQASAFFVKLTARETIRTFASFYGVGPKRADAMLERVGLADSASVLTDQMSGGQAQRLSIACALAHDPELVFLDEPTTGLDPQARRNLWDLLRDINSEGRTVVLTTHYLDEAEVLCDRVSVMDHGKVLRTGAPAALVREIDDTVRVSVESGLLTADSARALFTAAGAEITNLEDDGVSLAVSTRAPAPVLSVLAEQGALRGLEVRGATLEDVFLQLTGREYRA
- a CDS encoding acyl-CoA thioesterase, which codes for MARHIYACPLRWSDMDAFGHVNNVVFLRYLEEARIDFMFTQAAEAGAGEFAGGSVVARHEIDYKRPLVHRPEPVTIETWVTKIGGASLTVSYEIKDTAEDGTETVYVRASTVVVPYDLGEGRPRRISPVEKAFLIRFMDERSMAEVPAVAAV
- a CDS encoding FHA domain-containing protein — encoded protein: MAICPRGHESQAEDWCDFCGFPMTPPPGLAVPGSAPFGAPAGAPPAPPGPPPGAPRPPAPPVGPPTAQPMGQPDVTAGLVTCPICRSPQTGRYCEECGYDYDLSSPSRRQSPPAAAAPAGYGYPPPAPSPSPYQPPTPAPAPTPAPYQPPVPPPPPAEPSPFRPPTPAPGPFEPSSSFEGGSPFEKARPYENAAPFEKARPFEQAPAFPEPDGYERTGPVYAQPGPNAPGDEFGTSFRLAPPAGAPAGPPAPPARATWMAVVSADRDYFTDMMARSGPEAAGLFFPPYCPERRIPLTGRGQLRIGRRSQHRGTVPEIDLSVPPEDPGASHQHAMLAEQADGSWVLVDQDSTNGTTVNGGADPVPPHTAIPLNDGDRIHIGAWTTITLHRS
- a CDS encoding single-stranded DNA-binding protein yields the protein MNETLVTMVGNVASAVSYAQTPAGVPVANFRMAATERRYDRGKGDWVDGDTNWVTVVAWRWLATNVVSSVNKGDPVVVSGRLRIREWGDEDRRRCTVEIDARAVGHDLARGTSAFRWAVQAKPELVAGRSGREEVPALPAGSSVERVLPAVEQAVPDWIVAAVEARRAPEAAGATAPEVAEVSEVACVAQTVGADREDIARTDRVGAA
- a CDS encoding TetR/AcrR family transcriptional regulator encodes the protein MTPARGDHDARRIEVSEAVWRVLAERGFGGLTLRAVAAEMSATTGLLTHYFPNKRALLAYALDVLERRTADRPRPAAESVLAGGTPGDGAVAGLAMLRAVLLDALPLTPENAASNRIWVGSWDVALADPELAAEHAERYRRSRERIAGHVADAQRLGELSLEKPAEEVAAAVQGFVLGLVVQALFAPGEFPAARQAELLDGYLAAL
- a CDS encoding globin codes for the protein MNDIRRGTLSEETFFDTVGGEPTFRRLVHLFYQGVAEDELLRPMYPEGDLGPAEERLALFLMQYWGGPRTYSEERGHPRLRMRHVPFRVDRAAHDAWLKHMRTAVDGLDLPAEAEQQLWDYLTYAAASMINTAG
- the ettA gene encoding energy-dependent translational throttle protein EttA, giving the protein MAEFIYTMRKVRKAHGDKVILDDVTLNFLPGAKIGVVGPNGAGKSTVLKMMAGLEQPSNGEAYISPGYTVGMLLQEPPLDETKTVLENVEDGVKEIKGKLNRFNEIAELMATDYSDALLDEMGKLQEDLDHANAWDLDAQLEQAMDALGCPPGDWPVTKLSGGEKRRVALCKLLLEAPDLLLLDEPTNHLDAESVNWLEQHLEKYAGTVVAVTHDRYFLDNVAEWILELDRGRAYPYEGNYSTYLETKQSRLKVEGQKDAKRAKRLREELEWVRSNAKGRQAKSKARLARYEEMAAEADKMRKLDFEEIQIPPGPRLGNIVIEVNNLSKAFGEKVLIDDLSFTLPRNGIVGIIGPNGAGKTTLFKMLLGEETPDGGSIKVGETVKTSYVDQGRANIDPKKTLWAVVSDELDWINVGQVEMPSRAYVSAFGFKGPDQQKPAGILSGGERNRLNLALTLKQGGNLLLLDEPTNDLDVETLSSLENALLEFPGCAVVISHDRWFLDRVATHILAYEGESKWFWFEGNFESYEKNKVERLGADATRPHRATYKKLTRG
- a CDS encoding Cys-Gln thioester bond-forming surface protein yields the protein MFHKQGRALSRIATVMLASGMVVVGGLATAGAAAAASPSATGATGVLVPGVRYSETIKIGDKTVQGGIIQLKTDGDKLLDTYCIDLFNGTKPSAVYQETGWESSSLAGKPEQAGKILWILQHSFPKVSAEQLAKDTKIEGLSKEDAAAGTQAAIWHFSDGANAVPEDAEARQLTDYLIGHAIKLEEPKPTLTLNPAAVSGKSGALLGPITVTTNGSSVALALDEAGTKAGLAITDKAGKAVKSAKSGDQIYAKAPAGANPGSATIKATTSAEVAIGRAFTGVNAEGKHSQTLILAGSEPVPATAGVTVNWAPTGPIPAVTAKVDCVQGAVVVTATNNGDQDYTFTLAGKSVTVKPGATQSVPVKVGEDQPYDITVTGPNGFKQQFKGVLNCKTDSTTTTPTPTTGTPGTTTGGGLATTGGGSETPVLAGIAGALVIAGGAAVFALRRRGRHSRTSA